The genomic window GTTGGCACTGCCCGCGGCCAGACCCGGGCAAAAGCAGGGcaagggggaagaggggagggagaggagccaGAGAAATAGACAAGAGACAGCTGAGTGAAAACGCtcgcctccccccacccagccccactcccaggccccacccagcACCCAGGCAGCTCCAGCCGCCCCCTCAGGGCCTGGGGGATGTGGGCTCCGTGGTGAGGAGGAAGCGGGGCAGGGAGGAAAGAACAAACAGTGGACACCCCAACTGGTGGTCCAAGTTCAAGCTCGTCCAGGTTAGCCCCCTCCCCATTCTTTCCAGGCCCAGCTGGAGCGGGCACGCCTGCACTACACCAGTCCCAACGCCTCACGGCCAGAAGACGAAGGCTCGCAGGGCCGCGACTGTGCAGACCACACAGCCACGGAGGCGCAGAGCCGGCTCGGAGCCCAGGCGTAGGCTGAGGGCCGGCGGGCCTGGGGACCTCGGTCAGGGGTAGCCGGTCAGGGGCAGCTTTGGCTTCAGCGGGCCTGGCTGGGCTAGGACAGGGTCCCTGCTGGAGCCATAGTTCTGCCCCACTGTTTCTTGCTGCGTGTGGGGTGGGCAATGCTTGGAAATTCAGCCCAGGCGGACAGCTGAGGGCCCCTATCCCAAGTGCAGGGGTGCTGCTCCACCACGACCCTGCCTGTTCCTGGGGTGCCCCCCGGTTCCAGGCTCTGCCCGGACCAGGTCCGGGTGCATCAGCCCACCCTCAACACTGGGTAGGTGTTCGCCAGATCCTTCCAACTGGGAGACTGGAGGGAAGCAGGCAGGGCACCGGCTGGTGGCAGGAGCTATGGGGACCTGGCCAGCTCAAGCCCAGCAGCACAGCCTCTGGCAGAGTAGGTGGCACAATCAAAACCTGAACAAATGACCCCCAGCCCCCTGACAGCAAGAGTGCTCCGGGAAGGCGGGCTTACGAGAGCTGAGGGACCTGCAGAGCTCCGGCCGTGGGGCAGTGCGAGGCCTCTTCCCAACCAGGGAAGGGACAGGACGAGAGGGAGAGGGCGGGAGCCGGGGACCCTGCTGCTGGCTGGTGCGTCTACCCTCCACGAGGGGAACCAGTCGGCCGGGCCTCCAGGTGGCGCCTCGGTGGAGGGGCCTGAGAACACGCTTTCCCATGGAGACTGCCCCCTCCCCGTTGGGTAATTAAGTTCCTGGCAGCCCCAGCCTCCTCTTCCTTGTCCTCCGTGAACATTCCTCTCTGGCCCTGGCTTCTCCACAGGGTGTGCATCAGAATCGCCCAGCGAGCTTCGAAAGCACACCCTGCCCAGGCCCAGCCCCAGGAGGAGGGTGGGGCAAAGCCATGGATATTTTTCAAAGCTCTCCAGGGCATTCTAATGTACAGCCAGGGTTGCTAACCAGCATTCTAACAATACTAAGATTAGCAGGTGTAAAAAGAAAGCTGTGAAAAGCTATTACCATCTGAGTCAGTTTCTTCGAAGTaatcagattaaaaataaaaaagaaaagagctttGGAGACAGGGAATTACAGGACAGAATGACACAGGCCAGCCCAAAGCGTCAGTGCAGGCACCCTTAGCCTGTCTACTCATTAGGGCCTCTGCCCAGCCTTCACATGGGGACAATGTCCTGTAGCATCTTGGGGTCTCTGTGATCGGCCTGCCACAAACCCTAAGAGACAGGTGGGCTCAGCCTCCAGCCCCAgatcagttatttaggggggtcCTCCCACAGGAGAGGAGGTGGAGTCCAGGCTGGGGACCCCCCTGGCCCTGCTACCTCCTTGCCGGATGACGGGCAACCTCAGCTCTGTGGCCATTTCCCACATGCAGACTGGGGGCGCCCCATGACCTGACCCCATCCACACCTGCAAGGCGCAAGGCGCAGAGGAGCACCCCGCCCCCCCTGTACCTTGAGCGTCCAGCCTCTTGTCGGCGTAGACCTTGTAGGTGAAGGCATgccgcagggccagggcagcAAAGAACATCTCCACACAGATGATGAAGTCCTGGTAGCCGGCGGCCACAGTGCCCTCGCCCACTGACACGCGGGCCGAGTGGATCTTGGGAATGGCCCCGCACTTCTCCAGGATGGCCAGGAGCATGCCTAGAGCAGGAGGCAGGGGTGCTGGCTCCAGACTGGACCCCACCCAGCCCCCTTCCTCCATGCAGCCCCAGCCAGAGGCCCACTCAGCCCAGGGAGGACAGGGACAAGAGTTCCTGTAGCGGGGGAGGCAAGTGCAAGGCCGAGGCCTCCAGGAAACGCCCCCTCCCCAGCACCTTGCCCGGCCACCAAAACTGAGGGTCATCAACTATGCAGGATCCCCGAGATCCCACCCCGTCCACAAAGAGGCCCCACTGGAAGCTCCCCAGTGGTGCCTGCCCAGAGGTACCCAGAGACCCAAGCTCCCCTGAGCTTCAAGCTGGTGATCACCCCAGGCCAGTCGGCAAGGCCAAGGCCCCGTGGCCCCAGGGAGGCAGGCAGGACGGCGCAGGCAGACCTCGCGGTAGCCGGGAGAAGGCTCACCTTgccagaaggagagaaagatgacaGACTTGACCATGAAGAACTTGAGGACAGGGCTGTAGGGGCTGAGCAGCTCCCGGGTAGCGAAGTAGAAGAGGAAGAGGGCGTAGAGGGCCAGGCTGACGGAGATGTTGTAGATGATGGTCACGTAGAGGTAGCCGCTGGTGACACTGCAGGAATGGGGGAGCAGTCTCTGGCTCAGACACACCTTCCAAGGGACCAGGCCTCACTCCTTTGCCCTGCCCAGATGCCAATCCCCCACAGAGCAGTGCTCAGCGTGCCaggggggaggggtgggtagGTGAGCAAAGCAGTTGATATCTTTCCTTTGAAGTGTGCAGGGTGTGAGTCCACAGTATGGTACCAGCCTGCCTGCCTCTGCCTTGCTCCCAGGGTGCTATGCTGTCCACACGCGGCCCTGGTGCCTGGCTACTGGTGGAGGACACGGGCACAAAAGCCAGGGTGGTGCCGGAGGcccagggggctgggggtggacgACACGGGCTGTTGGAAGGCAGGCTCAAAGGGAATGACACCGAGCTCGGTTCGCTTTTCCTCTTGAACCAAGTTTCATctcttaagcctcagtttcctcatctgccccGACAGGGCTGTTGTGAGGGGTACAGGTAGTCCCTGCAAAGTGCTTGCAAGTATAGGGCCTGAAATGAAGGCCCTGGTCACACGGTACCTTTCATCGTGAATGGGACAGACACTGAGGGCTTGCAAGTGGGTCACGCTCAGCTCCCATTCAAAGGCACAGGGAGGCGTTAAGGAGGACAGGGTTATGCCCAGGGGAAAGGTACGATGTGGGGCCAGTCCACGGGCACCCCATTCCCTAAACCAGGGGGGCATCAGCCTGCGGGCAGGGCCACCTACCCCAACACTCCTCTCTACCCCTTCCACCAGGACCCGTTGCTTACTCAAAGTCACCGTCCCGGTACTTGCCAAAGGCCTGGAGGACCACGGTGCTGACGGCCATCAGCGGCTTCACCACGCAGAACTGCAGGGTGGCCTGTTGGGGCAGGGAAAGGCAGGAGGTCAAAAGAGGAGGAAGAGCACAGAAAATGTGCCACAAGCACATCCGCTGGACCCTGCACTGGATGCTGGAGACAGGGGAAGGCCCTACGTCCGGCCCCCGAGTGGGCTGCTGTCTGGAGGGGGTGAAAGGCAGAATGTGTGAAAGGCAGTGACACTGCAATGCAGCGTGTGAGAAGACAAAGTGtgctggaggaaggaagaggggaaaacaCAGGGAGTGGGTGGATCAGGAGATGTACAATCTCATCAGAGAAGGCTCTTCAGAAAAGGGGCTGCTGGGAATCTTCCAGAGACACAAGAGGGGGGACAGGCTTCCATTCGCAGCAAAGGGAACAGCCCGTGCAAAGACACGGAGGCTTGAGAGTCTGGAGTGGACAAGCACAGGTGGCAGCAGTGGAGATGTGTGCCAGGGAGATGGGCAGGGCCAGGCCGTGAGGGCCGTGAAGCCTGGGGCAGGACAGACCCTGCTCGAAGAACTGGCCACACAGGGCACGGTGGGGGCGGAGGCCGCCTCCTCCCATCCTCCTTGCCACTCCCCTGCTCTGGCCCCTTGCCCCACGCACCGGGCCTGGGGCCAGGCTCTGCGTCCAGAGCTAGGCTGCGGCTGGGGACGGGGATGACCTTGAGAACAAGCAGTGGGGAGTGGAAGCAGCCCAAAGCACAGCGCCTCTGGAGTCCTGGCATTTGAGTTTGAGTTTGAGTTTCCAGGCTCCCCAACTCCCAGCTGTGGTCGCTGGAGTGAGGGAGGCTGGCATCACCAGCACCTGGTCACAGGCCGGCTGCTGTGAAGCCTCAGCAGGGACTCGGCACGGCATCCTCTTGGCGGCTCCCACCTCTGCACACTCAGTAGAGGCCTCCGCCAGCTTGCTCAGCACGGAAAGAATTCTTTAGCCTGGTTTTCACAAAACCCTACAGGGGCCCCAGTCGACTCCCAGAGTATCCACAAGTGCCCATAAAACCACAAGAATCACCGTTCTTGGGAAAACTAGTAAACCACATAGGCTGGTGTGGAAGTGGAGTGGGGAGTAATTTAAAATCCCATCAGCATGTAAAGAACTCCTGCAACTCACCAACAAAatacagcccaattaaaaaaatggaccaaagacttgaatagacatttctccacagaTATACAAACAACCAATAAGCATATCAAAAGATactcagtatcactagctatgaaggaaatgcaaatcaagaccataatgagatatcacttcattcATTCAGGCACCCTCTAGACTGACTActgttaaaacaacaacaaaacaaaacaaaacaaaaaaatggaaaaaaaaaaacaagtgttgttggggggaaatgtaaaatggcacagcctctgtggaaaacagtttggtggttcttcagaaatCTAAACACAGAATcaccatatgacctggaaattccactcttaggtatataccccaaggaATGAACACAGGGGCGCAAACAGGcctttgtacaccaatgttcacagcagtccATAATACCTGAAAGTAGAAACCAAGTGTCcaccaagagatgaatggatcAGCAAATGTGGTCTATCCccacaagggaatattattcagctatttaACAAAATGAGTTTTTGTTAAATACAAAACTCACTGTTGTCATTGTTGATACAACTGACAACATAGAtaagccttgaaaacattatgctgaaaataagccagacacaaaagaatgaatattgtataattccccttaaatgaaatatctagaataagaaaattcacagaCAGAGAGAGTAAAtgagaggttaccaggggcatgGGGGAGGATGGGGAGTTATCCCTTAATTATCCAgatagagtttctctttggggtaatGGAAACGGTTTTAGTCTTGCaaggtggtgatggcagcacaatgcTGTTAAACTCATTAACGCCACTGGATTGTACACTTACacatggttaaaatggcaatttGTAATTGTGTTACaagtatgttaccacaataaactATCCAATTACAAGGCTAAACCAAACTGGTGTGGTTCCAAATCAGGCAAGGACCCCGGAAACAGAGAAGAGCAGCCTATCGAATCCCTAAGTTTCTGCCCCCACTGAGGAGCTGAGGCAGGTCTGCAGGGCCCGGGGTGgcctgtggggagtgggggccgCCCTGAGGAGAGGCACATGTGATGGCGGTTAGAAGTGCGATGCTGCTGCCAGAAAAATCCCTCCACACTTCCCTGGCCCCAGGACTGCACCTAGAGGAAGTGGGACCAGCACCCTTGGGGGAAGGAGGAATTGGGCTGGAAATCTAAAGAGCCCATCTGGGCAGGTCTCCAGTTTCCTCAGTGAATCAGTTTCCTCGTGACAATAGCAGCAGCAGTTTGCTTCCTCCAGTGGACTTTCTGAGTTTGGCAATGGGCTGTGCTTTCCTAGGGTAGCTCCCCTCGTGCTCACATCCGCCTCTGGGGTAGGTACTGTCACTAACCCCATGGTCCAGATGTGGAAACAGAGGCACTGGAGCCCAAGTCTGCCAGCTCCAAGCCTCCACCCAACCACTGCCCTGGGGGGGGGTCTGGACACAATCAGAGGTTCCAAGCCGGGCTGGACATCAGGGTCACGTGGCACCAGGTCCCAGAGCTCAGTTCAGACCTTCTAAATCAgactggggtggagggcaggaggTGGAAGACCTGGAAGCCTGGACTACGAACACGCTCTCCAGGAGACTCAGACACTGGGGACTGGCCTCGCTGATTCCTAAAGCCCATTTCTGTGCCTGGGGACAAAACCACAGCGCTTTCTCTCTCACCGTGACACTGGGGAAGAAGTGAAGTAgacttattttttccctttcctcttccgACCTCTTCCTGCACCTCCAGGAATAACGGCAGAACATCCAAGCCCACAGGGCTGGGGGAATCATttacaacaagatgacactagCCAGTGATCACAAGATCAAAACTCTGTACACAGTAAAATCATCCAGCAGGCAGTGAGTCACTGCTGGGGCAGGAACCTGAACAATGCTCTAAAGCGCCCGCCCCAGCCCAGGACAGCTTTAACTCTTTCTCTGCAGTCCCAGGGGTGGGATTCTGGGAAAGACTGCAGGAGAGAAAGATCTGGAAGCAGAACTGGCACTGAGAGAGGGGCTTGTGCCGAGAGGCAGAAAGGCCAGCCCCCAGGTGGGCTGCGCCAACTCGCCTGTAGGGTCTTCTCCCTCCAGGACTACTTCTGGGATGAAGCAGGGGGTGAAAGGGATCAAACAGcctctgtacaccaatgttcacagcagcccCACTCCTAATACCCCAAAGTAGAAATAAAGCGTCCATCAGTGGAAGAAGGGATCGACGGACGGTGGTCTATCCCACACAGAGGAAGGGGAACGGCCTGGATGTGGAGTCCCAGGGGAGGTGGAAGCGAGGGCAGGCAGGCTGGGCACAGTACACACCGTCCTCTTCCCTACACAAGAGGATGCACAGCAGCTGCTGTGTTAAAGGCTTCTGTGTATTCTGGTAGCTCTTCCTGACAACCATCCCACGAGGTATCAGCACACCCACTTCACAGACAGGagactaaggctcagagaggttaagtcacttaTCCGGGTCACGCAGTCACAGACGGTAGAAATCAAGCTCAGATGGGCAGACCCCCAGGTCTTTGCACTGACCCACAACACACTGCCTGCACCCAGGCCACTGGGTGAGGCAGCCAAGAACACCGGAAGCTGAACTGCCAACGAGGAAATGCAGGAAGGATCAGAGCAACTGCACAGGCCTGCTGGGAACTTTTCAAAGTGAGACTTTAGGATCCCCACGTGCTTCCTCTGATTCTCTCGCAAGCCGAGGATTGAGAAAAGCAAGCAAGAGTCTGGGACCAGTTCCTCCTGCCAAGGCTGCATCAGACATTCAAGGACACCACCCATCCCAACCCCTCTGAGGATACTCTGTGAATGTGGCTGCATCCCTAAGAGCTTGGGGACCAGAGGCTGGGGGAGTGGGGTACCCCATCTTAGGAACTCCACAACAGGGGCCATGGGCAGCTCTGTGCCAGGGTCACCCTGGCCCCACAGCCCCTGTAGCTGCTAATCCAGGGGACAGACCCAGGCTCCTGGATCGCACCTGCTCCTCAGGCAGCTGGGGGGCGGGGTGGCGTACCTGTTTGCAGAACCGCAGGAATCCAATGGAATAAGTCTTTCCCCAGAGGCAGCATGTGCCATACATACAGCTGGACCTGGAAGAGACAGGCACAGACACAAGGATGGTGAGCAGAAAGCCAGGACTCCCAAAAGCTAGGGCTGGGATGTGGGGCTCCCTCACACCCAGGCGAGCCAGGGCAGAGCAGGGGAAGGTGGTGGCAGCCTCAAGCCCAAGCAGAGGGGGAGCCACAAGGGATGGTCTACACAGGTGGCCGGGAcaggagggaagcagggctgcACTGGCCCTGGGGGAGCAAACCATTTCAGAAAGGTCTGGCAGGAAAACTAGAGGGAGAAACAACAAGAGCCAAGGGCTGAGGCCAGCTGGGAGGAGAGAAACAAGGAAGGAGCCAGAGAGGCCTTCCCAAGAATGGCCTCACTCAGGAAGTATGGAAGAGGCACAGCGGGTCAAGGTCACGGACAAGAATGGTCCGTGTGTCCAGCTGACACCAGAACAGTTCAAAGAATGTCAGACTCAGGAATCAGGGTGCAGTGTGGGGCTCCAGGGAGACTTCATACTCACTCAATGGGCTTCCCTCTGATCTCAGACATGATGGAACTTTCTCCTCCAAGATATTCATAACACAGGCTCAGGAAATTATAGATGACCAAGGCTGTGAAGAGAGTATCCAGAGGAAAGCACTTGAACCAAGAGAATGGGTAAATAGATGGTACAATTCTCAACGGCCATGAAAGTGAATGAATCACAGCTGTACACAGTGACAGCTGACCTTCACAGACCTGGTGCCGCACAAAAGAAATTGGTGGAAAGAATAGTTATGGTGATGTTCCATTTAGAAGCTCAAAAGCAGGCAAGGCCATCCTACACTGTTTAGGAATGCACACATGCACTGGTGGTAAAACCATAACGAAAAGCAAGGAAATGGTTGCCATAAAATCTGGGATTGTGCAAGGAGGCTGGAGGAGGGTGGGACAGAGCCAGGCCCACAGGCCCCGGAGGGCCAGCAACGTGCGAGGGTCTTCAGGGGGCTGAGTGGGTACTGGCTTGATGGACACTTACCAAGCAGTACATATGTGCTTTACGCACTTTTCCAGTTATGTGTTAGAGAAcacaatttaaaagcaaaataatgacAAACATTCTCCAGAGGGATCTTTGGAGAAACTCTAAGCCAGAATGAGTTAGCAGAGGCTTCAGCCATTCAACAACCTATCATATCTACGGATATCTAGTGCTATCATATCTACGGAACGCATATCACCATGAGATGTAACAAAAGCACCGAAAACACACCCAAAATAGAGCGGCAACGGATTATGAAGTTTGTCAGCTCATTGGGAACTGGCCCCCAGCTCACCATCACCAGAAAGATATAAAATTTGCAAAGTGAGAGATGGCAGAGCAGAGACGATGATGCAAGTGTCCACTCAATAAATGCAGTGATACATTGTAATCGACCACATGGTCAGTGGGCGTCTGCCAAGTCAGCACTAGAAAGGCTTCTTCCAGCAGGGTGCCAGAAGCAGAAAGGGTGTAAAGAGTGAGTacgggggaagcagatgtggctagcgtctgtctaccatatggagggtccagggttcaatccccagggcctcctggcccgtgtggtgagctggcccacgtgcagtgctgttgcacgcaagaagtgccctgccattcaggggcGCCCTCGTGTAGGGGtgacccacatgcaaggtgtgcacctgcaaggagagctgccccacgtgaaaaaaagctcagcccgcccaggaatggcactgcacacacggagagctgatggagagcaagatgacacaacaaaaaagagatgcagtttcccagtgccacctgataatgtaagtggacgcagagagcagacaatggggggggggcaataaaataaaaataaatctaaaaaaaaaaaaaaaaagagcaagtacGGAGGGGTGTAGGAAAGGGCACCACGACAAAACCCAGCAACTGAGAACACGGAGAACAGGAGAAGTATCCAGTGAAGGAGTGAGGCCAAGGGAAGGGCGGAACAGGGCGGGGAGACAAGGTCAAGGAAGCCACCAGTTGCCCTGCAGCCAGAGGGCTTTCCCTCTGCTCAGGCTACCATCCGCACCCCATTCCTCTAGGGCCCCTGGTGCCTGCCAGGAGCAAGCACTTGGCTGGGGCCTCAGGGTCTCCAGGGATTTGGTCCCTGTCCTAAATGCTGCTCTGGCCCCCAGGGCAGGATGTACCCTCCCGTGTTTTGGTGCTTGCAGGTCCCACTGCCTGGGgcagcagcccccacccccagcagctgcCTGTTGAACTCCTAGTCCCCCTCCAAACCCAGTCACCCTCTGAGATGGGTCCGGTGGACACAAGGGAGCTGGGTGCTTTCTCATCCAGGGAACCTCTTACTCACAGGCACCTGCCAACACTTACCATGCTGTAGTAAAAGGACTGCCTGGCTTCACTGGACTGGGACCCCCTGAAGCAGGGCCCGCCTCTTACCTACTCTGTCCCCAAGACACCAGCACAATGCTTGGCCACAGAAGACACTCAGCAATTGTTTAACCACCTGAAGCAAAAGCACGTACAACCCTGGTGATACGTTTTAGCACTTTGGAAAGGAGTACGTTTGGGGTGCTGTCCATCAGGCCTGGGCACTCTAATCTACATATTAAGGGTGCAGGTCTCCAGCTGGGGTGGGGCATCGCAGGGAGCACCCTCCATGCACACATCCCATAGCACTGAGCCCACTCTGCTGTGACTGTCCCTTGACAGGTGCAAAGCAGAGGGTTTGCCAGGTGGCTCTCGGCCATTGGTcagctggcctcagtttccttgtccaTTAAATGCAGGTTACAGGAGTACCTGCCTAGATGGGTGGGAGTGAGGCTTAGGCAAGTACGCCAAGTGCTCAGGAGAGTGGCCAGTGCTGAGTATTGGCTGTCACGGCCATTACTGCTCACCTGCCTGCCCCACCTGCCTGGTACAGAGGCAGCTCAGGGTGTGTTTGGTGACTGCAAGAATCTCCACTGACCTCCTGATTCCTCTTCGCTGACAAGAACTTCGGGGCATGTGGCAGAGGGGGAGGTGGTCAAGCAGAGCCTGACGTCAGCCTGCGTCAAGCCCAGCCCTACGAGTGCGCAGCCTTCAGAGGACTCCTGCCCCAGCCTTCAAGTTCTCTGGTGGAAGCCCAGACGGGAGCAGAGACGAACTATCCCCACTCTGTCCTGTCTGAATTCCTGGCCTACAATATCCGTGAACAAAATAAATGGCTCTTTTAGCCTCCTAGGAAGCAGGACATAAATAAAACCACTGGGATGTCTCCAGGACGGGCGTCTCACGCCTCTGAGCAGCAGCACGTTCGGGCCCCTCTACCTGGAACCACCTGGCTAAGTCTCTGGGTTAGGCCGAGGGGAACGGTCACCATCTCCGTGGTGCCCTGCTCTGTTCTGCCACCAGTCTCACTTCATGCACAGCCAAGCTCTCTGGAGGCCCATTACAAGAGGTGGCATCAAGCACCAGCAGAGCCACAGCCTCTGGAGCCAGCTGCCGGGGACGATGACAGCTCCACCGCTGAGGAGCTGTGGCTTTGGGCAAGCTCCTTAAGCTACCCATGTTTCAGTGTCCTAATGCATCAACGAGCCATCCTTGCGGGGTTGCCGTGATTCGGAGAGTAAGCAGATAAAAGTCCTGAATACGGCTGAGCTCACAGTGAGCAGAGTACAGCGTGGGGCCTGGAGTTTTCTCTACAGTGTTACCTGTATTTTTTCTAGACTATAAATTCCTTGCAGGTAGGAAGGCAGAGGACCTGGCACTTATATCCACTcaataaaaactgaagaaatgaaggGCCGGGCCTGGGCCACAAAAGCTGAGGTCTTGCAGAGTGGGCgaagctcagcggttgagtgcctgcttcgcatgtatgaagtcctgggttcaatccccagtacctcaagaaagaaaagaaagaaaaagaaagaaagaaagctgagGTCTCCCCTGTGGTGAGTTGCTCTGACGACTGGGCTTGGAGAGGCGAGGCAAGCAGGTGCAGCTCAAGCCTGTGGCTCAAAGAGCTCACCCATGGACAGGCTGCTGCACCTTTAGCAGGTGATCAGTCCGGGTCACCAAAGACAAAGCCTTCGAGAGAAGCCACAGGGCCCAAGGCTCATCAACCCCTCCCTCCGGAATCACCCTCCCAAGCAAGGCCGTCCCTGCAATGCCCTCACTAAGAACCTGGTGCTGAAGCTCACATTCTTTTCCACGGCAACGTAAGTCAGCACATCCCACGTTACATGGTCTAGGCATTTACCCGTATTCATCTCTGTGTATACTGACAAGGGGGGTTCAATTGGTCAGAATCATCaaatttcatcagtctctcttagTTCAAGATTCTTGACCTTTTAAGGTGCTCTGGGGCCAGGCAGTCTGTAAAACACCAATTCGCTGACAATTTCCTTTAAAGAATCATTTGTGAGTCAGTAGCGCATCCTCAGAGAAGGTAGACAGGACAGAATTTCctcagatgtgactcaaccatcCCAGCCAGAGCCCACTGCCCATCTGGTAAATCAATTCATCCTCCTAGGAAATGACAGGGCCACACAAAATGCTATCCTAACATCCCAGCAATGGTATCTAAAACAGAACATTCTACACACACCCCGGAAACAAACACAAAGACAGTGCCAGTGGGCTTGTCTCCTGACCACCCTCCTTACCCAGGACCCATTCTGGCCCCTGCAGAGCCCCTGGAGACACGAAATGATTCGACGCCTGCCCAGACAGTCACAACAGCCTGTGCGCCAGGCTCTGTACTGGCCCCTGGGGACACACAAGTGACCAGGGGACCGAGAGACCAGGCCCTCCGGTCTAGAGGGTTGCAATTAGAGAAGGTAGTGGCAGGCCCTCTCTCCCCTGACTTGGACAGTCAGGCACCTGGAACTTTCTGTTCTATCCTAGGCACCAAGTCTTAAGTGACCTGGAGACAAATGCATAGAACCAGGAGGGAAGGACCGGGATGGAGACCAATTAAGGCACTACTTCACTGGAGCCTTGAGGCCTGGAGAGGAGAAGACATCAGGGGTCACTCTGTTCACATGAGAGACAGGCTACCCTGTTCATGGGGtcaggacccaccctgggacaGACCCCAGAAGGACTTCAGCTTCACAGAAAATAAGTTCCTAGCAGGCAGAGACTTCAGAGGTGGGGTGGTGGCCTTGGAAGGTGGCGTGCTCCCTGACAGTGGAAGCGGGCCATCAGACGCTGGGCAGCCTCTTGACAGCACATGAGGAAGGGGTTCTGAGCAGCACAGGCCTTTATGAGTCCCCTCCGACTCGGAGACACAGGCTTTCCTTCCTCACTGGCAGCTTCTCCTCTCAGATGCCTGGACAGGAAGGTGGAGTCCAAGAGACTGCTCTCCATCCGGCCTCTCTCCCAGTGTCCCTCCGGAACCAATAACCATGACACCAGAGCTCCCGGGGCCACACTCAGGGCTTCACGAGAGCACTTGCTAAGAAGTGTACTCCCCCAGCAGCTCCCAGGCCAGGAGTCCCCATGAGGTCGTGACTGCAGGTGAGGCAGATGCGTTCGTCTGTTCAGCCAATATTCATCGGGCACCAACGGGCTGCCAGTGCGGAGTCTCAGTGGCACCAGGCCATGCCAGGCTCGCCCTCCTCTGACACCTTCAACACTAAAGCTGGACTCGCCACCATCACCTGGAAATACTGGGCACATTCCGTATTTCAGATAACTGGCAGATGAGTCTGTTCAACTCAATTTCCacttaattaaaatgaatttttaacataatttttgaCCTCTCTGGACAGAAATCTCTGCTCAGTAAATACAGGACTTAGAACATTCTTCCCCCCTTTTCGGGGAGTTGTTAGTCACGATGGACAATAACGAGCACAATGTGCTACAACTGCAGGGGCCAGACTAATGGCCCTGTGTCAATGCGCCCAGACGCTGGAGCTGCCCCAGGTGGCTTCTCTCCTCCCACAGGGCTCTTCTGTCCTTTCGTTGACCCTGCTTTTGGCTGCTCTTCACTACCTCAAATGCTGCTTCTGATCTCCCTTTTGCTTTGGTTTCTTCTgaatgtc from Dasypus novemcinctus isolate mDasNov1 chromosome 12, mDasNov1.1.hap2, whole genome shotgun sequence includes these protein-coding regions:
- the TMEM184B gene encoding transmembrane protein 184B isoform X1 gives rise to the protein MTVRGAVLAPDPASPTTAAASPSISAVPEGSPTAMEQPVFLMTTAAQAISGVFVWTALLITCHQIYMHLRCYSCPNEQRYIVRILFIVPIYAFDSWLSLLFFTNDQYYVYFGTVRDCYEALVIYNFLSLCYEYLGGESSIMSEIRGKPIESSCMYGTCCLWGKTYSIGFLRFCKQATLQFCVVKPLMAVSTVVLQAFGKYRDGDFDVTSGYLYVTIIYNISVSLALYALFLFYFATRELLSPYSPVLKFFMVKSVIFLSFWQGMLLAILEKCGAIPKIHSARVSVGEGTVAAGYQDFIICVEMFFAALALRHAFTYKVYADKRLDAQVPTYGPYGRCAPMKSISSSLKETMNPHDIVQDAIHNFSPAYQQYTQQSTLEPGPAWRGGAHGLSRSHSLSGARDNEKTLLLSSDDEF
- the TMEM184B gene encoding transmembrane protein 184B isoform X2, which produces MTVRGAVLAPDPASPTTAAASPSISAVPEGSPTAMEQPVFLMTTAAQAISGVFVWTALLITCHQIYMHLRCYSCPNEQRYIVRILFIVPIYAFDSWLSLLFFTNDQYYVYFGTVRDCYEALVIYNFLSLCYEYLGGESSIMSEIRGKPIESSCMYGTCCLWGKTYSIGFLRFCKQATLQFCVVKPLMAVSTVVLQAFGKYRDGDFDVTSGYLYVTIIYNISVSLALYALFLFYFATRELLSPYSPVLKFFMVKSVIFLSFWQGMLLAILEKCGAIPKIHSARVSVGEGTVAAGYQDFIICVEMFFAALALRHAFTYKVYADKRLDAQGRCAPMKSISSSLKETMNPHDIVQDAIHNFSPAYQQYTQQSTLEPGPAWRGGAHGLSRSHSLSGARDNEKTLLLSSDDEF